One genomic region from Dromaius novaehollandiae isolate bDroNov1 chromosome 21, bDroNov1.hap1, whole genome shotgun sequence encodes:
- the LOC135330441 gene encoding olfactory receptor 14J1-like — translation MSNSSSLNEFLLLGFADTRELQLLHFSLFLGIYLAALLGNILIITAIACDHRLHTPMYFFLLSLSLVDLGTISVTVPKSMANSLCNTRTISYSGCVAQVFLLVFLITAECSLLTVMAYDRYIAICRPLHYGTFMSSRACVKIAAAAWGSGFLNGLLHTANTFSIPLCQGNAVEQFFCEIPQILKLCCSNSYLREAGVSLVSSSLGFGCFIFIVVSYVQIFTAVLRIHSEQGRHKAFSMCLPHLAVVSLFASTVMFAYLKPPSNSSPALDLVVAVLYVVVPPAVNPLIYSMRNKEFKDALRKLILLVLFRQQ, via the coding sequence atgtccaacagcagctccctcaacgagttcctcctcctggggtttgcagacacacgggagctgcagctcttgcacttctcactcttcctgggcatctacctggctgctctcctgggcaacatcctcattaTCActgccatagcctgcgaccaccgcctccacacccccatgtacttcttcctcctcagcctctcccttgtcgaccttggcaccatctctgtcactgtccccaaatccatggccaattccctctgCAACACCAGgaccatttcctactcaggatgtgttgcccaggtctttctgttgGTCTTCCTGATAACAGCAGAGtgttctcttctcactgtcatggcgtatgaccgctacattgccatctgcagacccctgcactatgggaccttcatgagcagcagagcttgtgtcaaaatagcagcagctgcctggggcagtggttttctcaatggtctcctgcacactgctaacacattttcaataccactctgccaaggcaatgccgttgagcagttcttctgtgaaatcccccagatcctcaagctctgctgctcaaactcctacctcagggaagctggggtcaGTTTGGTTAGTTCCTCTTtgggctttgggtgtttcattttcattgtggtgtcctatgtgcagatcttcactgctgtgctgaggatccactctgagcagggccggcacaaagccttttccatgtgcctccctcacctggctgtggtctccctgtttgccagtactgtcatgtttgcctatcTGAAGCCCCCTTCCaactcctccccagctctggacctggtggtggctgttctgtacgtggtggtgcctccagcagtgaaccccctcatctatagcatgaggaacaaggagttCAAGGACGCACTAAGGAAACTGATTCTATTGGTACTATTTCGGCAGCAGTAA